GAACAGGAGTGCTATCCATGCTGGCCTTACGTCCAGTTCAGTTAAGCGATTTGCCGCAGTTGCAACAACTGGCCCGCGACAGCCTGGTAGGTGTCACTTCGCTTCCTGACGACACTGATCGCCTGCGGGACCGAATCCTCACTTCGTGCGCCGCTTTCGACGCCGATGTGCAGGCCCCTGGGGCAGAGAACTACTTTTTTGTCTTGCAGGACCTGGCGTCAGGCCGCCTGGTGGGCTGCTCGGAGATTGTCGCCGCTACCGGTTGCGATGAACCGTTCTACAGCCTGCGCAACCGGCCGTTTTCCAGCGAGTCCCGGGAGCTGAACATCCAGCATGGCGTACCAGCGCTGTCGTTGTGCCAGGACCTCAACGGCCAGACGCTGCTACGCGGTTTCCACATCGACGCAGCCCGCGTGCGCACGCCTGAATCGGAGCTGCTCTCCCGGGCCCGGCTGATGTTCATTGGTGCTCATCCCCGGCGCTTTGCCGAGGCGGTAATCACCGAAATCGTCGGTTTCAGCAGTGAAGACGGCCAGTCGCCCTTCTGGGACGCCGTCGGCCAGCATTTCTTCGACCTGCCCTACACCGAAGCCGAACGTCTGTGCGGCCTGCAAAGCCGTACCTTTCTCGCCGAACTGATGCCCCAATATCCGATCTATGTCCCCATGCTGCCGCCAGAGGCGCAGGCCTGCATCGGCCGGGTGCATCCCGATGGCCAGGAAGCCTTCGACATTTTAAAGCGCGAGGGTTTCGAAACGAATAGCTACGTGGACATCTTTGACGGCGGGCCGACGCTGCATGCCCGGATAACGAACATTCGCTCGATTACCCACAGCCGTTCAGCCATCGTGCGACAGAGCCGGCAGATCGATGCCCGCGGTCGTTACCTGGTCAGCAATGATGGCCTTGGAAACTACCGGGCCATCATTGCCGAGCTGGACGTCAACGCCGAAGAGCCGGTGTCCCTGCACCCTGACATGCTGGCAGCGCTGGGTATCGCAGAAGGCGATCGGGTCCGGGTGGTCAGCCTATGAAACGCGTTCGATTGCGTACCTCGTGCCAAGACCGTGCCCGGCATGATGAAGGAGCCACGTCATGATAGTTCGCCCGGTTGCCCTGACCGACCTCCCCGCCCTGCTGGAACTGGCCCGTTGCGCCGGCCCGGGGTTTACCAGCCTGCCGGCCAATGAGGAGCGCCTGGCACACCGCGTGCGCTGGGCCCAACGCACCTTTGCCGGGCAGGTCGAGCGGGCCGACGCTGACTACCTGTTCGTGCTCGAGGACGATGACCGTCGAGTGGTGGGCATCAGCGCACTGACCGGCGCGGTCGGGCTACGCGAGCCCTGGTACAACTATCGCGTCGGTGTAACGGTCAGC
The Pseudomonas marvdashtae genome window above contains:
- a CDS encoding arginine N-succinyltransferase, encoding MLALRPVQLSDLPQLQQLARDSLVGVTSLPDDTDRLRDRILTSCAAFDADVQAPGAENYFFVLQDLASGRLVGCSEIVAATGCDEPFYSLRNRPFSSESRELNIQHGVPALSLCQDLNGQTLLRGFHIDAARVRTPESELLSRARLMFIGAHPRRFAEAVITEIVGFSSEDGQSPFWDAVGQHFFDLPYTEAERLCGLQSRTFLAELMPQYPIYVPMLPPEAQACIGRVHPDGQEAFDILKREGFETNSYVDIFDGGPTLHARITNIRSITHSRSAIVRQSRQIDARGRYLVSNDGLGNYRAIIAELDVNAEEPVSLHPDMLAALGIAEGDRVRVVSL